From the genome of Silurus meridionalis isolate SWU-2019-XX chromosome 12, ASM1480568v1, whole genome shotgun sequence, one region includes:
- the gdpd5b gene encoding glycerophosphodiester phosphodiesterase domain-containing protein 5 isoform X2: protein MVKHQPLQVYERQLCLSCLTGIYGCRWKRYQRSHDDTTKWECMWTLVLFGTFTLLLLWLYFWLEASNDYGEFNWYLYNQSGEWSDGTVPILATTAAGFTYIAFLMILALCHIAVGQQLNLHWIHKIGVSAALLTTVIGMISVSQLWSEEWDIFSISLQATGPFLHIGALAAVTALAWLVAGQVARAEKTKFQVTVVLIYLVVLLSLYLTPLSITSPCIMERHNLKARPVVIGQRGAPMLAPENTLLSFHKALQKDVSGLEAEVAISLDGVPFLMRDRTLRRTTNVRKVFPDRQNTDASFFNWTELSMLNAGQWFLKDDPYFTVQYMSKQQQFEVGNQSVCSLEQMLQLAARSNRSALFTLHRPPPGHPHTLSWINLTLTSILHSGIPQHQVVWSVDWNREMVQQQAPGFQQISTKIETLENLHEKGISRLLLRYNHVSNKDIQMYTAGNVSVTLYTVNKPWLYSVLWCSGVSSVSSEAPQILRKVLSPLWLMSPEEYCLIWVATDLVSFALVLGIFVFQKWRMSGMHKYNPEQIMLSAAVRRSSRDVNIMKEKLIFSEVSDGVGCEENGFDCYTNQGIH, encoded by the exons tgGGAGTGTATGTGGACCCTCGTCCTCTTCGGGACGTTCACGCTGCTGCTGCTCTGGCTTTACTTCTGGTTGGAGGCGAGCAATGACTACGGCGAATTTAACTG GTATTTATATAACCAGTCAGGCGAGTGGAGTGATGGAACAGTTCCCATACTGGCCACAACAGCTGCAGGCTTCacttatattgcatttttaatg ATTTTGGCTCTGTGTCACATTGCAGTTGGACAGCAGCTGAACTTGCACTGGATTCACAAG ATCGGCGTGAGCGCAGCTTTACTGACCACCGTCATCGGCATGATATCCGTCAGTCAGCTATGGAGCGAAGAGTGGGATATCTTTTCCATCTCTCTACAA gccACAGGACCATTCCTGCACATCGGTGCTCTTGCTGCAGTTACAGCATTGGCTTGGCTGGTGGCTGGACAAGTTGCTCGAGCCGAGAAAACCA AATTTCAGGTAACGGTCGTGCTCATCTACCTGGTGGTGCTTCTGAGCCTCTACCTGACCCCGCTGTCCATCACGTCACCCTGCATCATGGAGCGACACAACCTTAAAGCAAGGCCTGTTGTCATTGGCCAGCGTGGGGCTCCGATG CTGGCTCCAGAGAACACGTTGCTGTCTTTTCACAAAGCTCTGCAGAAGGACGTGAGTGGCTTGGAGGCCGAGGTGGCCATCAG TCTAGATGGAGTACCATTCCTGATGAGAGATCGCACCCTGAGGAGAACCACAAATGTGAGAAAAGTCTTTCCTGACAGGCAGAACACTGATGCATCATTCTTCAACTGGACCGAACTGAGCATGCTCAATGCTGGCCAGTGGTTTCTAAAG GATGACCCCTACTTTACAGTGCAGTACATGTCTAAGCAACAGCAATTTGAAGTTGGGAATCAGTCAGTGTGCAGTCTGGAGCAGATGTTACAGCTAGCAGCTCGCTCCAACCGCTCAGCCCTGTTCACCCTCCACCGTCCTCCACCGGGGCATCCACACACCCTGAGCTGGATCAACCTCACCCTGACCTCCATCCTGCACTCTGGCATCCCTCAACACCAG gtggtGTGGAGTGTGGACTGGAACAGAGAGATGGTACAACAGCAGGCTCCAGGCTTCCAGCAGATATCCACTAAGATAGAGACGCTGGAGAATCTCCATGAGAAAGGCATCAGTAGATTATTGCTGCGCTACAACCATGTCAGCAATAAGGATATACA gatgTACACAGCTGGTAACGTGAGCGTGACTCTGTACACCGTGAACAAGCCGTGGTTATACTCTGTACTTTGGTGTAGCGGCGTGTCGTCCGTCTCCTCTGAAGCACCGCAGATCCTCCGGAAAGTTCTATCACCTCTGTGGCTGATG AGTCCAGAGGAGTACTGCCTGATTTGGGTCGCCACAGATCTCGTCTCTTTCGCTCTGGTCCTGGGGATTTTCGTCTTTCAGAA gtggaggATGAGTGGTATGCATAAGTACAACCCGGAGCAGATCATGCTGAGTGCCGCTGTTAGGAGGTCAAGCCGAGACGTCAACATCATGAAGGAGAAGCTCATCTTCTCTG aggTCAGCGATGGGGTCGGCTGTGAGGAAAACGGGTTCGACTGCTACACCAATCAGGGCATTCACTGA
- the gdpd5b gene encoding glycerophosphodiester phosphodiesterase domain-containing protein 5 isoform X1, whose product MVKHQPLQVYERQLCLSCLTGIYGCRWKRYQRSHDDTTKWECMWTLVLFGTFTLLLLWLYFWLEASNDYGEFNWYLYNQSGEWSDGTVPILATTAAGFTYIAFLMILALCHIAVGQQLNLHWIHKIGVSAALLTTVIGMISVSQLWSEEWDIFSISLQATGPFLHIGALAAVTALAWLVAGQVARAEKTKFQVTVVLIYLVVLLSLYLTPLSITSPCIMERHNLKARPVVIGQRGAPMLAPENTLLSFHKALQKDVSGLEAEVAISLDGVPFLMRDRTLRRTTNVRKVFPDRQNTDASFFNWTELSMLNAGQWFLKDDPYFTVQYMSKQQQFEVGNQSVCSLEQMLQLAARSNRSALFTLHRPPPGHPHTLSWINLTLTSILHSGIPQHQVVWSVDWNREMVQQQAPGFQQISTKIETLENLHEKGISRLLLRYNHVSNKDIQMYTAGNVSVTLYTVNKPWLYSVLWCSGVSSVSSEAPQILRKVLSPLWLMSPEEYCLIWVATDLVSFALVLGIFVFQNYHMIRWRMSGMHKYNPEQIMLSAAVRRSSRDVNIMKEKLIFSEVSDGVGCEENGFDCYTNQGIH is encoded by the exons tgGGAGTGTATGTGGACCCTCGTCCTCTTCGGGACGTTCACGCTGCTGCTGCTCTGGCTTTACTTCTGGTTGGAGGCGAGCAATGACTACGGCGAATTTAACTG GTATTTATATAACCAGTCAGGCGAGTGGAGTGATGGAACAGTTCCCATACTGGCCACAACAGCTGCAGGCTTCacttatattgcatttttaatg ATTTTGGCTCTGTGTCACATTGCAGTTGGACAGCAGCTGAACTTGCACTGGATTCACAAG ATCGGCGTGAGCGCAGCTTTACTGACCACCGTCATCGGCATGATATCCGTCAGTCAGCTATGGAGCGAAGAGTGGGATATCTTTTCCATCTCTCTACAA gccACAGGACCATTCCTGCACATCGGTGCTCTTGCTGCAGTTACAGCATTGGCTTGGCTGGTGGCTGGACAAGTTGCTCGAGCCGAGAAAACCA AATTTCAGGTAACGGTCGTGCTCATCTACCTGGTGGTGCTTCTGAGCCTCTACCTGACCCCGCTGTCCATCACGTCACCCTGCATCATGGAGCGACACAACCTTAAAGCAAGGCCTGTTGTCATTGGCCAGCGTGGGGCTCCGATG CTGGCTCCAGAGAACACGTTGCTGTCTTTTCACAAAGCTCTGCAGAAGGACGTGAGTGGCTTGGAGGCCGAGGTGGCCATCAG TCTAGATGGAGTACCATTCCTGATGAGAGATCGCACCCTGAGGAGAACCACAAATGTGAGAAAAGTCTTTCCTGACAGGCAGAACACTGATGCATCATTCTTCAACTGGACCGAACTGAGCATGCTCAATGCTGGCCAGTGGTTTCTAAAG GATGACCCCTACTTTACAGTGCAGTACATGTCTAAGCAACAGCAATTTGAAGTTGGGAATCAGTCAGTGTGCAGTCTGGAGCAGATGTTACAGCTAGCAGCTCGCTCCAACCGCTCAGCCCTGTTCACCCTCCACCGTCCTCCACCGGGGCATCCACACACCCTGAGCTGGATCAACCTCACCCTGACCTCCATCCTGCACTCTGGCATCCCTCAACACCAG gtggtGTGGAGTGTGGACTGGAACAGAGAGATGGTACAACAGCAGGCTCCAGGCTTCCAGCAGATATCCACTAAGATAGAGACGCTGGAGAATCTCCATGAGAAAGGCATCAGTAGATTATTGCTGCGCTACAACCATGTCAGCAATAAGGATATACA gatgTACACAGCTGGTAACGTGAGCGTGACTCTGTACACCGTGAACAAGCCGTGGTTATACTCTGTACTTTGGTGTAGCGGCGTGTCGTCCGTCTCCTCTGAAGCACCGCAGATCCTCCGGAAAGTTCTATCACCTCTGTGGCTGATG AGTCCAGAGGAGTACTGCCTGATTTGGGTCGCCACAGATCTCGTCTCTTTCGCTCTGGTCCTGGGGATTTTCGTCTTTCAGAA CTATCACATGATCAG gtggaggATGAGTGGTATGCATAAGTACAACCCGGAGCAGATCATGCTGAGTGCCGCTGTTAGGAGGTCAAGCCGAGACGTCAACATCATGAAGGAGAAGCTCATCTTCTCTG aggTCAGCGATGGGGTCGGCTGTGAGGAAAACGGGTTCGACTGCTACACCAATCAGGGCATTCACTGA
- the hspa13 gene encoding heat shock 70 kDa protein 13 has protein sequence MAGEMSIIGSVILALFLAGYLGQQYLPPPKPRVIGLDLGTTFCSVAVFQPGTGDVEVIADEKGRKSIPSVVSFTPTGVYIGHEGQELADINPQNTVYDAKRFIGKIFDQATLEQESARYPFKVVLNNGSAEFLLNANGTFSVSPEFIGSRLLLKMKKMAERHLGVLIDKAVISVPAEFDERQRNYTIRAASLAGLDILRVINEPTAAAMAYGLHKVDVFNVLVVDLGGGTLDVSLLNKQGGMFLTRAMAGNNKLGGQDFSQRLFQHVRERVLQQYGVAPALKEDIQRLRQAVEEAKLGLTTNTSVSIEVPLRLQTVGAQEELVTFKQHLSRQLFEELNADLFQKILTPIKRVLTEGRLGKDEVDEVVLVGGSTRIPRVRQIISEYFGKEVNTRVDPDLAVVTGVALQAGIMGGSWPLQVSALEIPNRHLRKTNFS, from the exons ATGGCAGGAGAAATGTCTATAATCG GCTCTGTGATCCTGGCGTTATTCCTCGCTGGATATCTGGGACAGCAGTACCTGCCTCCTCCTAAACCCCGAGTCATCGGGCTCGATCTCGGGACGACGTTCTGCTCGGTGGCGGTCTTCCAGCCAGGGACGGGGGACGTCGAGGTGATCGCAGACGAGAAGGGTAGAAAAAGCATCCCGAGCGTGGTGTCCTTCACCCCGACCGGCGTCTACATCGGCCACGAAGGACAGGAGCTGGCCGACATCAACCCGCAGAACACGGTTTACGACGCCAAGCGCTTCATCGGCAAGATTTTCGACCAGGCGACGCTGGAGCAGGAAAGCGCTCGCTACCCCTTCAAG GTCGTGTTGAATAACGGCAGTGCCGAGTTCCTGCTCAACGCAAACGGCACGTTCAGCGTCAGCCCAGAGTTCATCGGCTCTCGGCTCCTGTTAAAGATGAAGAAAATGGCGGAGAGGCACCTCGGGGTTCTCATCGACAAGGCGGTGATCTCCGTGCCGGCGGAGTTCGACGAGAGGCAGAGGAACTACACCATCCGGGCTGCCAGTTTAGCAG GTCTGGACATCTTGAGGGTCATTAACGAGCCCACGGCAGCGGCGATGGCGTACGGCCTTcataaagttgatgtgtttaaCGTTCTGGTGGTGGATCTGGGAGGAGGAACGCTGGACGTTTCTCTGCTCAATAAGCAGGGTGGGATGTTCCTCACCCGGGCCATGGCAG GAAACAACAAGTTAGGAGGCCAGGACTTTAGCCAGCGTCTCTTCCAGCACGTCAGAGAGCGAGTGCTTCAGCAGTACGGCGTCGCCCCGGCATTAAAGGAGGACATCCAGCGTCTGCGTCAGGCTGTAGAAGAAGCCAAACTCGGCCTGACCACCAACACCAGTGTCTCCATTGAAGTCCCGCTCCGTCTCCAAACCGTAGGGGCGCAGGAGGAGCTCGTCACCTTTAAGCAGCACCTCAGCCGCCAGCTCTTCGAGGAACTCAACGCCGATCTGTTCCAGAAGATCCTGACCCCCATCAAGAGGGTCCTAACAGAGGGACGTCTGGGAAAAGACGAGGTGGACGAGGTGGTGCTGGTGGGAGGGTCCACGAGGATCCCCCGGGTTCGTCAGATCATCAGCGAGTACTTCGGGAAGGAGGTGAACACACGCGTGGACCCGGACCTGGCCGTGGTGACAGGCGTGGCGCTGCAGGCGGGCATCATGGGGGGATCGTGGCCTCTACAGGTAAGCGCCCTCGAGATCCCAAACAGACACCTGCGCAAAACCAACTTCAGCTGA